DNA from Oncorhynchus masou masou isolate Uvic2021 chromosome 5, UVic_Omas_1.1, whole genome shotgun sequence:
TAACTAATGCTAGTATCATACAAAATTCATTAGAATAAACCCAAATAAGAGATAAGAGCTTGGGCATACAAAAGGTTTTTAGGGCTGGAAGGACATGCCAACAACGCAGTGTGCCAAGGgcatatcatatatatatacacatacacagataTATCCTGCCATAAAGGCACTGGCACATTATTTGGGGCCACGTGACATTGAATGATATTTCCTCTAAATAATTTGGGTTGATTACAGTGAGCAGATGTGCTAAGTCATGATGACTGCATTAGAGATGCATTGTGGGTAAAGTAATCAGTTCTGCCGACATGTATAATGCGCTTTATTGGGAGTGCTTCCGAATTCAGCTTCTGAGGAGATCAGGCCAAAGTCATGCTGAGATCCACAGTCAAATAAGGAGAACGCAACCATCGTAGAAAAATGTATTATTAActaccagacctggactaaagagTCGGGCAAGGTTCATTCATCACCTTGCTTAAAAATGTCTGGATAAATTGCCACATCTTATTTTGGATAGGTATATGTTTTGGTAATATGTAAAAATATCCCACATTATGTTagtgtgtttctgtgggtgtggaTGGGCTTAGCATCCTATTGCTGACCTTGTTAGGGGTGGGTGGGACATATTTCAGGTATTGCAACTGCACAAACAATCAAGGCCACTCAGtcttccctctctgtcactcttgccattttctctctctctatccctgtggAGCAAGGTAACTTTTGAGATTGGTAGATATGGGTCTGAATGGATGGCGTTTGGGGGGCTGAGGGTTCCTCAACAGCAACCTCCAGAGGAAGTCTTGACTGGCGTGCTCTGGATCTTGACGTTGGACTTCTCCGAGCCTCCGGCTGTGGCCCCAGGGCCCATTCTCTTCTTGATCTCAGCTGCCATGGTCATGAAGGCCTGCTCCACGTTGGTGGCGCTCTTGGCACTAGCTTCCAAGAAGGGGATCCCTAAATTGTCAACAAATTCCTGAgggaggaagaaaaaaaaaagacagggggagtaagagggagagaggcaaCGGTAAGGTGGGAGTAGGGGAGAGGCATATCCACCAAGAAAGAGGCAAAGAGTCGAGAAAATAGTGGGGGACAGAACGGGAGAGAGCAGATTAAACTAAAAAATGCAACaaaaattataattatttttcACTCCGTAACCAGGTAGAGCGTTACCTTGGCTGTCGTGTAGTCCACCACTTTCTTTGTCGTCAGGTCACATTTGTTGCCTACTAACAGCTTGTTCACGTTTTCACTGGCGTAACGGTCAATCTCCTGTAGCCACTGCTTCACGTTATTGAAGGATTCCTGGGgtgtgacaggagaggagacaactgttGATAACTCAATAACCGATGCAATAGACAGCGTAACCAGATACACTGAAACATTGTTATCTTACACAGGCTTGAGAACAAGGTTATCTGCTATGTAAACATGTTATGGAGAAAAAGTGAAAGCGAACGATGGACTGACCTGGTCTGTGACATCGTACACTACAATAATGCCATGCGCTCCTCTGTAGTAACTGGATGTAATTGTCCGGAACCGTTCCTGTCCAGCTGTGTCCCACTGTGGGCCAATGAGAGCAAAGTCAGACCCAACACCATGTTCCACTTCTGCCATTCTTGTGACTCAATCAAGTCATGTCAGCCACAGGTACTCACAATCTGAAGTTTGATGGTCTTCCCATCTAACTCTATGGTCCTAATTTTGAAGTCCACTCCAATAGTGCTAATATagctctctgtgtatgtgtcatCCTGAAGAGAAAATAAGAAAAACAGAAAATTCCTATGGGTGCTCAATGTACAGTACAGTTCCTGGGATGTCAAACTATTATTCTTCAAAATATCAACATGGCAAAAAATCCACCTAGACAGAGGAAAGTTACTTACTGCAAATCGGAGGAGGAGGCAAGACTTTCCAACGCCAGAGTCGCCAATCAGAAGCAGCTTGAATAAATAATCACTGAAAGGAGAGTATATATTTCACAGGTTAAATAAATGCCAATTCCACTGCCATGGAGGTATTACTATATATATTATTCGTTATTTATTGAGTCAAAAACAAGGCAACAAATTGTCAC
Protein-coding regions in this window:
- the LOC135539383 gene encoding ras-related protein ORAB-1-like — encoded protein: MNPEYDYLFKLLLIGDSGVGKSCLLLRFADDTYTESYISTIGVDFKIRTIELDGKTIKLQIWDTAGQERFRTITSSYYRGAHGIIVVYDVTDQESFNNVKQWLQEIDRYASENVNKLLVGNKCDLTTKKVVDYTTAKEFVDNLGIPFLEASAKSATNVEQAFMTMAAEIKKRMGPGATAGGSEKSNVKIQSTPVKTSSGGCC